From Chitinivibrionales bacterium, the proteins below share one genomic window:
- a CDS encoding TonB-dependent receptor plug domain-containing protein, with product MARQCTINRVIISLSIFILFPVTVWAQIIKGTVVDVDDQSPCVAAFVYLEDTDYWTHTDLKGKFILDSIQPGTYTLVITTSGYKEHRIEDIVVSPGETEQDTIQLQPRGIATQNGGFLHGKISNAQTGDPVENVMVFLEGTDFKTTTDSLGKFSFAVVPSGTYSIIAGRRGFESASITDIEVKPKKVTEKVIGIGPHRRRFGAYVEETDTEKGSISGTVIEMETRQPLAAANIYVKGTPVWTYTDIDGRFTLPKVPVGNQIVTIALTGYDDTEIKDVMVHKDSTTKLTIYLRKEGGNQTAEDLDNIKFASLGGKVTDAKTGEPLANVPVFFEGTDFKTQSDSTGKYVLDSIPEGSYTLISLLKGYDAYAATGIELAPGEEKEMGIALEPRRLNDADMDAWFSRPGTITGRIVSIYDDSPLQDVVIFLRGTSHIDTTDVEGFYTLEQVPPTAGSYTLCGYKAGSDTLCRRDINILPEDMNVQNFAVELTGSTDEQQTGENRGTLVGKVVSKENGEPVVGANAVLQTTPYRGVTDFKGLFRITGIRPGSYSLVISQEGFATVTMPEITIEQGKERKITVEMEKSDVTEMQKMVVKSTAVRTTGAALLKERQTAISFTDAIGAQEISRTGASDAADAMKSVTGASVVGGKYVLIRGLPERYTITMLNGSPVPSPDPDKKAVNMDLFPAGMIENITTHKTFTPNLPGNFAGGVVDIQTKPFPDKFILSVSATLGYDNGTTFSEEFLTYEGGKYDWLGIDDGTRELPDPFNSYTKDELDQYTAAFDYNLASSKYYPRLVDPHDKLVDTIQVINNLAKSLDTTLTPHLEHAPFNQSYSLSIGNTFQVLDRPLGFIIGANYGNSYDISTDMPQREYFFEKWIDTVDNEPGGFQTNYKIDESAHSISWGALCNAAYKTSRDHTLNIDYMYTRNSSDLSKFISGKFEYYKDNGDEYKAYRLHYIERSLNYIQPAGEHRIWFGKQPFDISWRSSFTKSTQNEPDLRNIGYFAKYIWNTEGSRIVDTSYVLEANLGEPSHQWRELNEKAATAGVDFSLPFYQWTGDSATLSFGGLWFGKERERRQEYLEYQLLKYIGRNSDIPPDQYFHLDSIGLKEDTTWGVTFKTFSSQEAQWDGKINVYSTYGMFELPLISRLSSTAGVRYEVTDMEGGSIFEDYKEGTEARMNDHDILPGLSFNYELKESMNIRCAYGRTLVRPSLREKAPYKTESFAGGPSYQGNPDLKRSLVDNVDIRWEWFMNPGELLTAGGFYKIIRKPIELTTLDETNDISTHRNTDTDANIFGVEFEGRKNIGDFQLAGNLTLTYSIVKLKDDTTGRGTSKKSEIYFPNEPDHRPFQGQSPYVGNLFFAYDNSDIGLNLNLLYNVFGERLGELTKPTVPWIWEKPQHMINFTGNKSLLDNFSIKAKIKNILGAKKKLVYHYDDEDYLVEEEEIGRTFYLGFSYTF from the coding sequence GTGGCAAGACAATGCACCATAAACCGGGTGATAATATCACTTTCCATTTTTATTTTATTTCCGGTTACGGTATGGGCTCAAATAATTAAAGGCACTGTTGTTGATGTTGATGATCAGTCTCCCTGTGTCGCTGCATTTGTTTACCTTGAAGATACAGATTACTGGACCCATACCGATTTAAAGGGCAAATTCATTCTGGACAGTATTCAACCGGGCACCTATACGCTTGTAATTACTACCTCTGGATATAAAGAACATCGCATTGAAGATATTGTTGTTTCTCCCGGCGAAACAGAGCAGGATACCATACAGTTGCAGCCCAGGGGAATAGCCACTCAAAACGGCGGATTTCTACATGGGAAAATTTCCAATGCCCAAACCGGCGATCCTGTTGAAAATGTAATGGTCTTTCTGGAAGGTACCGATTTTAAAACAACGACCGATTCGCTGGGCAAGTTCAGTTTTGCGGTGGTTCCATCGGGAACATATTCAATTATTGCCGGCCGGCGGGGGTTTGAATCGGCTTCGATAACCGATATCGAGGTTAAACCTAAAAAAGTAACTGAAAAAGTGATCGGCATAGGACCCCATCGCCGTCGATTCGGTGCATATGTGGAAGAAACCGATACGGAAAAAGGGTCCATATCCGGCACCGTTATCGAAATGGAAACCCGTCAACCTCTCGCTGCTGCAAATATCTATGTGAAAGGAACCCCGGTCTGGACTTATACCGATATTGACGGCCGGTTTACCCTCCCCAAGGTGCCTGTTGGAAATCAAATCGTTACTATCGCTTTAACCGGGTACGATGATACCGAAATCAAGGATGTCATGGTCCATAAAGACAGTACCACAAAGTTGACCATTTATCTTCGAAAAGAAGGTGGAAATCAAACGGCTGAAGACCTTGACAATATAAAATTCGCTTCCCTTGGCGGAAAAGTCACAGATGCAAAAACCGGTGAACCGCTTGCTAACGTGCCGGTGTTCTTTGAAGGAACCGATTTTAAAACTCAGAGCGATTCGACAGGGAAATATGTTCTGGACAGTATCCCCGAAGGGTCCTATACGCTGATAAGCCTGTTGAAAGGATACGATGCCTATGCCGCTACCGGCATCGAGCTTGCGCCGGGTGAAGAAAAAGAGATGGGGATCGCACTTGAGCCCCGTCGTCTCAATGATGCCGATATGGATGCCTGGTTTTCCCGCCCGGGAACAATTACCGGAAGAATTGTCTCGATATATGATGATTCTCCACTGCAAGACGTTGTTATATTTCTCCGCGGCACCTCGCATATCGATACCACCGATGTCGAGGGTTTTTATACGCTCGAGCAGGTTCCACCGACCGCCGGCTCGTATACGCTCTGTGGCTACAAAGCGGGGTCTGATACTTTATGCCGTCGCGATATCAATATTCTTCCCGAAGACATGAATGTTCAGAATTTCGCTGTGGAGCTTACCGGCTCAACCGATGAGCAGCAAACCGGTGAAAACCGGGGAACTCTGGTGGGTAAGGTTGTATCAAAAGAAAACGGCGAACCGGTTGTAGGGGCCAATGCCGTGCTTCAGACTACTCCCTATCGGGGAGTAACCGATTTTAAAGGCCTTTTCCGCATCACAGGAATCAGACCGGGGAGCTATTCTCTGGTAATAAGCCAGGAAGGATTTGCGACCGTAACAATGCCCGAAATTACCATTGAACAGGGCAAAGAAAGGAAGATTACTGTCGAGATGGAGAAATCGGATGTTACGGAAATGCAAAAAATGGTGGTAAAGAGTACTGCCGTGCGCACAACCGGCGCAGCCCTTCTCAAGGAACGGCAGACCGCTATCAGCTTCACCGATGCAATCGGCGCCCAGGAAATATCAAGAACCGGGGCGAGTGATGCCGCCGATGCAATGAAAAGCGTTACGGGAGCGTCGGTGGTGGGAGGGAAATATGTCTTAATACGAGGACTCCCCGAACGGTACACCATAACGATGCTGAATGGCTCTCCGGTTCCCAGTCCCGACCCTGATAAAAAAGCTGTAAACATGGACCTTTTTCCTGCGGGAATGATCGAAAATATAACAACACATAAAACATTCACTCCTAATTTGCCCGGTAATTTTGCCGGTGGTGTTGTCGATATTCAGACTAAGCCGTTTCCTGATAAATTCATTCTTTCTGTAAGCGCTACGCTTGGTTATGACAATGGAACGACCTTTTCTGAGGAATTCCTTACCTATGAGGGCGGTAAATATGACTGGCTGGGTATTGATGACGGCACTCGTGAATTGCCGGACCCATTTAATTCGTATACCAAAGATGAGCTTGATCAATATACGGCCGCTTTCGATTACAATCTTGCAAGCAGCAAATACTATCCTCGCCTTGTGGATCCACATGACAAACTGGTCGATACCATACAGGTCATTAATAATCTAGCAAAATCTCTTGATACCACCCTGACTCCTCACCTGGAACATGCCCCGTTTAATCAAAGCTATTCACTTTCAATAGGCAATACCTTCCAGGTACTCGATCGTCCTCTTGGATTTATAATCGGCGCAAATTACGGAAACAGTTACGATATTTCAACAGATATGCCACAGAGGGAATACTTTTTTGAAAAATGGATAGACACGGTGGATAATGAACCGGGTGGATTCCAGACTAATTATAAAATAGACGAAAGCGCCCATTCGATTTCCTGGGGAGCTTTGTGTAACGCCGCATATAAAACCTCCCGTGATCATACACTCAATATTGATTATATGTATACCCGCAACTCCAGTGATCTCTCCAAATTTATCAGCGGCAAATTTGAATACTATAAAGACAATGGAGATGAATACAAAGCATACCGGCTTCATTACATCGAACGATCACTTAATTACATTCAACCTGCAGGTGAGCACCGGATATGGTTTGGAAAGCAGCCATTTGATATATCCTGGCGTTCATCATTTACAAAAAGTACCCAGAATGAACCCGACCTGCGCAATATCGGCTACTTTGCCAAATATATCTGGAACACCGAGGGTAGTAGAATTGTGGACACATCATATGTGCTTGAAGCCAATTTAGGCGAACCATCACACCAATGGCGTGAACTCAATGAAAAAGCTGCAACCGCAGGAGTGGATTTCAGTCTGCCCTTTTATCAATGGACCGGCGATTCGGCCACACTCTCATTCGGTGGTCTCTGGTTTGGAAAGGAAAGAGAACGGCGTCAGGAATATCTCGAATATCAACTTCTCAAATACATCGGGAGAAACTCGGACATACCTCCCGATCAATATTTCCATCTCGACTCCATTGGCTTGAAAGAAGACACAACCTGGGGTGTTACATTTAAAACTTTCAGTAGTCAGGAAGCGCAATGGGATGGAAAAATAAACGTTTACAGTACCTATGGCATGTTTGAATTGCCGCTTATCAGCAGGCTTTCCTCAACTGCCGGTGTCAGATACGAAGTAACCGATATGGAAGGCGGGAGTATTTTTGAAGATTACAAGGAGGGTACTGAAGCACGGATGAATGATCATGATATTCTTCCAGGCCTCTCATTCAATTACGAATTAAAGGAAAGCATGAATATCCGTTGTGCCTACGGAAGAACTCTTGTACGGCCGTCCTTGCGGGAAAAAGCTCCTTATAAAACCGAATCGTTTGCCGGAGGACCATCGTATCAGGGTAATCCCGACTTGAAACGTTCCCTGGTAGATAATGTTGACATACGATGGGAATGGTTCATGAATCCCGGAGAATTGCTTACCGCCGGCGGTTTTTATAAAATCATCCGTAAACCGATTGAGTTGACGACCCTTGATGAAACCAATGATATTTCTACTCACCGGAATACGGATACGGATGCAAATATTTTCGGCGTTGAATTTGAAGGAAGGAAAAACATTGGTGATTTTCAGTTGGCCGGCAATCTGACATTAACCTATTCTATCGTTAAATTGAAAGATGACACTACCGGCCGTGGAACGAGCAAAAAAAGTGAAATATACTTCCCTAACGAACCGGACCATCGGCCGTTCCAGGGACAATCGCCTTATGTGGGTAATCTGTTTTTTGCCTATGATAACAGTGATATTGGTCTCAATCTGAATCTTTTATATAATGTTTTTGGTGAGCGACTTGGAGAATTAACAAAACCTACCGTGCCATGGATATGGGAGAAACCCCAGCATATGATTAATTTCACCGGAAACAAATCACTCCTGGATAATTTCTCAATTAAAGCAAAAATCAAAAACATCTTAGGCGCAAAAAAGAAATTGGTTTATCATTATGATGATGAAGATTATTTAGTTGAAGAGGAAGAAATCGGCCGTACCTTTTACCTCGGTTTTAGTTATACATTTTAA